Sequence from the Anaerolineae bacterium genome:
TTCCATGGCATTCAGCTCCGCGATATAGCCATCGCGCGGCGCAGGGACGGTCTCGATATACCGCGCTTTGGGCAGGCGGTCTGGCTCGTCTACATAGGCCGGATCTCCGCCCTGGGCCATGATGAATTGGCGGAACTTCCGCAGGGCCGCGCCGTTGGCCAACACTTGTGCGGCCCTCTCCTGGCCTTCTTCGACGGCGGAGGTGATGCCGGCCAGCGTCAGCATGTGGCCGGCCAGGGTGATGACCAGGGTGCGGAAATCCTCCGGGCCGGCGCCGTGGAGGGTCTCCAGCGCCTCGCGCAGTTCGAGCGCATTTCCCACCGCCCTGCCCAGCGGCTGGTGCATATCCGTCAGCACTGCGGCCATGCGCCGGCCCTGGCTCCTGCCGATGTCCACCATCAGCTCGGCCAGGGTGACCGCTTCCGCGAGGGTTTTCATGAAGGAGCCGTGGCCGACCTTGACGTCCAGCAGGATGGCGTCGGCGCCGCCGGCGAGCTTCTTGCTCATGATGGAACTGGCAATGAGCGGGAGACTGCCGACCGTTGCGGTAGCATCGCGCAGGGCATAGAGCTTTCCGTCGGCCGGCGCGAGCTGCGCGGTCTGGCTGGCGACGACGAGGCCAATCTCGCGCGCCTGCCGGCGGAACTCCTCCGGCGTCAGGTCGGAGCGGAAGCCGGGGATGGATTCCAGTTTATCCAGGGTACCGCCGGTATGGCCGAGGGCGCGGCCGGACATTTTGGCGACCGGCAGGCCGAGGGCGGAGATGGCCGGCGCCAGC
This genomic interval carries:
- a CDS encoding pyrimidine-nucleoside phosphorylase, which codes for MRAVDIIAKKRDGLELSSEEIHWFIQSYVKEEIPDYQTAALLMAIYLRGMNTQETIALTMAMARSGEMLSFKDILPFTVDKHSTGGVGDKTTLALAPAISALGLPVAKMSGRALGHTGGTLDKLESIPGFRSDLTPEEFRRQAREIGLVVASQTAQLAPADGKLYALRDATATVGSLPLIASSIMSKKLAGGADAILLDVKVGHGSFMKTLAEAVTLAELMVDIGRSQGRRMAAVLTDMHQPLGRAVGNALELREALETLHGAGPEDFRTLVITLAGHMLTLAGITSAVEEGQERAAQVLANGAALRKFRQFIMAQGGDPAYVDEPDRLPKARYIETVPAPRDGYIAELNAMEVGLTSALLGAGRAKKGDPVDHAVGIILHAKIGDRVTAGAPLFTIHASHPEHIAMARERMLAAYAWSDKPVTPPPLIYRSIM